The DNA region ACATCTCGAGTCACTTCAGCCACTTTTTTTGCCTTTTGAGATTCAAATGGACCTGCAAATTTTAGTGTAAGTCAAACAATACAAAAAGTTCAAGCCCACTAACAGCAAGAAAATATTACAGAGAAGAAATTAAATAGAAGTCTCACTTCTCTGAACATCTCGAGTCACTGCAGCCACTTTTTTTGCCTTATGAGATTCAAATGGACCTGCAAATTGTAGTGTAagtcaaacaaaacaaaaagttAAAGTCCACTAACAACAAGAAATATTAcacagaagaaaataaaatactaGTATCACTTCTCTGAACATCTAGAGTCACTTCAACATCTTGATAAAGGGAGTCTTCCATTGGATCAAAATCAGGAGGCACAAGGATACTTCTCTTTGTTGGCTTATTTAGATTAGAAGTTGCTGGAGTACAGCTTCTATTTTTTCCAATCAGAGTCCTCTTTTCAGCAGTAACTCTAATGCTTTGTCCTCGACCGCTTCTGTCACTTCTCTGAGCGTCTTGAGTCATTTCAGCTTCTTGATAGAGGGGGAAATTGTCATCCATTGCTTCAAAATAAGGGTGCACATTGAAACTTTTCTCAGCTAGCATATTCAACTTAGAAGTTGCTGTATTACAACTCTTATTTTTGGCAATTAGAGTCCTCTGTTCGGCATTAACTCTTAAAGAGCCCATTACTCTTAAGCTTTTCCCTCCCCGTCCCTTTGTTGCTAAGGCACCAGGTTGAATGAATTCATGCTTAGCAATGTTTGAAGCTGATCCCATTTCATACTTCTGGATTTTTGAGGGATTCGTGTCAACCTAataccaaaaaaaatatataagagCAAAGTCGGCAAGTTTTCAATAAGAAGAAAAGTAAATTGAGAACGACATTCAGAATGAAGACACAATGTACATGTCACAAGATTCCTTGCATGAACCATTACTACTACAGTAAGAGCGAGGTAATATTCAAGATTAATTCATTGGGAAAAAAATTCAGAGTAAATAATAATGA from Lycium barbarum isolate Lr01 chromosome 10, ASM1917538v2, whole genome shotgun sequence includes:
- the LOC132615823 gene encoding uncharacterized protein LOC132615823, producing the protein MGSASNIAKHEFIQPGALATKGRGGKSLRVMGSLRVNAEQRTLIAKNKSCNTATSKLNMLAEKSFNVHPYFEAMDDNFPLYQEAEMTQDAQRSDRSGRGQSIRVTAEKRTLIGKNRSCTPATSNLNKPTKRSILVPPDFDPMEDSLYQDVEVTLDVQRSDTSPFESHKAKKVAAVTRDVQRSPFESQKAKKVAEVTRDVQRSETGPFESQKAKKMAEVTRDGPFESQKAKKVAEVTQDAQTSETSTLFSFV